CAAAAAATGGAAAGAATCTCTAAGCGATTCTTTCCATTTTTTGCCATTTGCGGCGTGCTTCGCACGCCACAAATGGCAATATCGAACTCACGTTTTAACTAAACGTCAGTTCGACAAAAGTGGAACGCTGAGATTGGGGCTTGGAGACCAAGCCCCTACATTTACACATATGTAGGGGCTTGGTCTCCAAGCCCTCTTTCTAACTTAACGCCAGTTCGACAAAAGCGAAAAATGGTAAGAATCGCTAAACGATTCTTACCATTTTTCGCCATTTGCGTCGTGCTTCGCACGACGCAAATGGCAATATCGAACTCACGTTAACTAAGGTGGATCTTCGCGCCACAACGTCTAATCTTTCAGGAAGGAAGTATCTTTTATAGTGGCAATTTATGAGTTAACTCTACAAAAATCATCAATCAAACTAAGCTGCTTGATACAATATTGAGTCTACACATACATTTGATTTGAGTGCTTAAATTTACGGCGGACAAAACGCAAGAAAGTTAACCACCTTTGAGCAGGAAAATCATAGAATGAGAAAATATCACCATAGGCTGCAAAAGCATTTTGATGGTGCAACCAATGTCTTTCAGGCGTGGTAATGAATAACAAGTCACACCAAGATTTCCAAGGTTCTGGAGTTTTCCATTCAAGGATTGAGACATGTCTCCACACCACATGAAACTCACCCAACAGCAGACCAATAATCGTACCGATCGCTGATAAATGCCATAACCAAGGTGTAAATATAAAGTAAGGAACTGCTCCTAACATGCCATCTAGCAACACGAGAGGATTCTTGGTCAAAACTGCATAATGTAGAAAGCTACGGTTTTTACCATGATGCACGATGGAGTGAAACTTACCAAAAACATGTTCGGGAACATGGTAAAAAAATGTTGAAAAGAAATCACCTAGCAGAAGTAACAGCAATGTAGCTGCGATCGCTTTTGCCAATTCTAAAGTAACTTCTAAAATAACTTCCAAAGTAAACCCTCACAACTTGATTCAAGCCTAAGAGATGAAGTTAAAGTTACGTTTATACCAAGGTTAAGAATCAACTTTAGCTAAGTAAATATACTTGGATCGACCATAAATCGTTAAATTAATCTTTAAATCGACTTAACAAAACTTAAGGTTGAGCTAGATCAATGTAAGTTTTGCTTATGATATAAAACCCAAAAGATGAATGGCGGCGCTTCGCGCCGCCATTCATCTTTTGGGTTGCTATAGAGCATCTAAGCGATCGCTCAAAAAGCGATACCAAGCTGCTGCAATATCAATATCAGTAAATCTAATGCTAGGCATTTCTCCCGTTTTCAGCACTAATTCCAGAGAAATTTTCTTAGCATTCAATGGAAATTCAGCATCTTTTGCATCAAAAAACTTACTGTCAATCCGAAATCTAATACGGGCAATGTCTTGAAAAGTAACTGATTGAATATCTAGCGGATCTTTGCGGGTTGGTCGTCCCCATGTGAGGCGATCGCCTTTTTGTCCCAATACAGCATAGATGTCATATTTATGACGCTCAAATTGCTCAGCCCAACGTTTATAGGACTCAATTTTTTGGTACTCATTCCATCCTGACCACGCCAGCCAAAAGAACACTACCAGCAACGGCAACCACAATAATCCACGTTCCATAGATTAAAAATTTAGTTTGTTTACTAATAAATCTTGCTGTGCTTTACACGGCAAGATTTATTTTTATCATCAGCGTGAAACGCTGTCATTTAAATTTTGCCCTGCGGTGCATAGCAAAATTTACTTTGATTATCAACGAGTATGGAGGGACTCGAACCCCCGACCCTCAGAACCGGAATCTGATGCTCTATCCAACTGAGCTACATACCCATACTTGATGAATCATATCATATTGCATAGTAGAGTCCGCTAGAAGCATTGCCTCAGCAATTGATCCAAAAGATGAGTGGCGGCGCGAAGCGCCGCCACTCATCTTTTGGGTTTTATGTGCTAAGTAAGACTTACTTACATTGATATAAGTAATCAGAAGGACTAACCAACTTCATGAATTGAAAGAAAATCGACGTACAGCTAGCAGACTACCTAATACACCTATCACCGAACCAAAGACTACTAATATTGCAGGTAAAATCAGTTGCGATCGCAAATCCGTGGTCAAACCCAAAGTTAGGGATTTAATTAACTCAGGTTGATTAATGATCGCATCACCTAAAAGATTCAGACTTAGCATCAACATTAAATAAGCCGTCCCAGCGCCCGTAACTCCAAAAAATACGCCTTGCAGCACGAATGGGAAATAAATCCATGCAGCCGTAGCTCCCACCAATTGCATTACCTCAATTTCACGCCGTCGAGCCAACACAATTAGCCGAATCGTCGTCGTAATAACCGCGATCGCAATCACCGTAAAAATTGCCACGATCGCCACACTGCTATTACTCAAAGCGCGACGGAGTTGACCGATGCGCTCCACCACTTCATTGGTATACCAAACCTCATTGACCCCCTTTAAGCCAGAGATCCGCTTGGCAATATCAGGCACGCGATCGCTAGACACAGCCCGCACCTTAAACTCATCCACTAAAGGATTGCCACCAAGTTGTTGTGTTGCCTGATTAAGATCATTTTTACCCAGATCCTTCATCAAATTTTCCCATGCATCTTCTTTAGGAATTAGCTTTGCAGCAGCAACACCATCCACTAGCAGCAAGCGCGGTTGCATCGACTCACCAACCACATTTTCATCCAAATAAACCGAGATTTCTAACTGACTGCCTAGTTGCCCTAATACATTTTCCAGTTGCCAAGAGATCTGTAAGCTTGCGCCAAACAAAAACAACAACACAGCCACCGTACTAATAGCAGCCCAATTCATCCATCCGCCACGCCGCAATCCTAAAAAAGTCTCGCGTAGCAGATAGTCGATTTTAGTAAAGAAGCGAACGACGTTTTGTACCATTTTTGTATTCAATATTTATATTGAGCGCAGGCAAAGCCTGCGCTCAATAATTACACGATGTAACCATTTTGCAAATTCAAGACAGGATGGTTAGCGGCTCTGACCAACTGCTCATCGTGAGTAGTCAAAAGCACCGTCACCCCAAAAGAGTTCAGCTTTTTCAAGATTTTAATTACTTGCCAAGCATTATCAGGATCAAGGTTGCCCGTTGGTTCATCCGCCAGAACTAACGGTGGTGTATTCACGATCGCCCTTGCAATGCTTGTCCGTTGCTGTTCCCCACCAGACAACTCTTCAGGAAAACAATCAGCCTTATGCATTAGCCCCACCATTTTGAGCGCAGGTTGCACACGTCGTTGGATTTCCTTGTAGGTATACCCCTGAGCCATCAGGACAAAAGCAACATTTTCAGAGACAGTGCGGCGCGGTACAAGCTTGTAATCCTGAAAGACTATGCCAATCTTGCGGCGTAACATAGCAAGATTGTTACCTTTTAAATTA
This genomic stretch from Pseudanabaena galeata CCNP1313 harbors:
- a CDS encoding sterol desaturase: MEVILEVTLELAKAIAATLLLLLLGDFFSTFFYHVPEHVFGKFHSIVHHGKNRSFLHYAVLTKNPLVLLDGMLGAVPYFIFTPWLWHLSAIGTIIGLLLGEFHVVWRHVSILEWKTPEPWKSWCDLLFITTPERHWLHHQNAFAAYGDIFSFYDFPAQRWLTFLRFVRRKFKHSNQMYV
- a CDS encoding cell division protein FtsX, translated to MVQNVVRFFTKIDYLLRETFLGLRRGGWMNWAAISTVAVLLFLFGASLQISWQLENVLGQLGSQLEISVYLDENVVGESMQPRLLLVDGVAAAKLIPKEDAWENLMKDLGKNDLNQATQQLGGNPLVDEFKVRAVSSDRVPDIAKRISGLKGVNEVWYTNEVVERIGQLRRALSNSSVAIVAIFTVIAIAVITTTIRLIVLARRREIEVMQLVGATAAWIYFPFVLQGVFFGVTGAGTAYLMLMLSLNLLGDAIINQPELIKSLTLGLTTDLRSQLILPAILVVFGSVIGVLGSLLAVRRFSFNS
- the ftsE gene encoding cell division ATP-binding protein FtsE, with the protein product MLKLPTKPNPTLINPSPKKTSDDNVPNGQKSVIVKLENVRKTYTNGAVGLRDVSLELYKGDFKFITGHSGSGKSTLLKLLYGAEQATDGDVIVNGFNLNNLKGNNLAMLRRKIGIVFQDYKLVPRRTVSENVAFVLMAQGYTYKEIQRRVQPALKMVGLMHKADCFPEELSGGEQQRTSIARAIVNTPPLVLADEPTGNLDPDNAWQVIKILKKLNSFGVTVLLTTHDEQLVRAANHPVLNLQNGYIV